Below is a genomic region from Fibrobacter sp..
AATTATGCGCTTGGGCTATGACGCAAAATTGGGAATTGATGTCCATTTTCTTGAAAGGGCTCGTGACGCCGGCAAAAATGTCGTCTCGCTGGAAACGGTAGAGGAACAGGCTTTTGTGCTTACGGGAGACGACGATTCGGATTCGTTGGGGATTTTCTATCTAGAAACTATCCTTAGGGAAACGCCTTCTCTTGATTCTGCCACTAGGGGCATGATGCGTGCCTGGAAAGCGGGAGATGACTCGCTGTTTTGCGTAAACATGAATTTGGATACGGCGAAGCTGAGTCCCGCAGATTCCCTGTTCAAAAAAGAAATAAACGAACGCATATATTACTCCCGTAACCAGAAGATGGCAGAAAAAATAGCGGACTTCTTGACAGAAGACCGCAATATGTTTGTGGTTGTGGGGGCGGCACACCTGGCCGGCAATCACGAGAATGTCATTGACCTTCTTCGAGCCAAGGGTTTTGTTATCGAACAGTTATAGTTTTTGCTATATACAAAAAGCCCTCTCTTTCGAGAGGGCCTTCGCGGGATAGACGAGGCTTGAACTCGCAACCTCCGGCGTGACAGGCCGGTGCTCTAACCAAAATTGAGCTACCACCCCATTGTGGTTTGCCCGGTTTCCCAAGCAACGGAGCAAATATATAAATGTAGATTCACTCTGTCAAGGGAAAAAAGGGCTGTTTTTGACAAAATAGGCTATTTTTTCTTCTTTTTGGACTCCAGCCATTCGTCGAAGGTGATGCTGCGGTCCAGCACGCCGTCGGGCGTCAACTCCAGCACGCGGTTTGCCACGGTCTGCACGAATTCGTGGTCCTGGGAGCAGAAGATGATGGGGCCCTGGAAGGCGGTGAGGCCGTTGTTGAGGGCGGTGATGGCTTCCAAATCCAGGTGCGCGGTCGGTTCGTCGAGCAACAGGCAGTTTGCGTTGCT
It encodes:
- a CDS encoding TraB/GumN family protein, with the translated sequence MFRLLVATLCSLLFLAGCSALKDDSGKKHLFWKVSDSNSTVYLLGSLHFADSSFYPLDSVIENAFDRSEELAVEIDVTDDSISRQISLITEQQGFFHDGSVLDSVIPASVSKSLDSLCLAWKLPLGSFSRYKPLSAGMTVTAVGIMRLGYDAKLGIDVHFLERARDAGKNVVSLETVEEQAFVLTGDDDSDSLGIFYLETILRETPSLDSATRGMMRAWKAGDDSLFCVNMNLDTAKLSPADSLFKKEINERIYYSRNQKMAEKIADFLTEDRNMFVVVGAAHLAGNHENVIDLLRAKGFVIEQL